The window ATAGTACGAAGTAAGATAAATTCTTGGTTAGGTTTTATCAAATTAATTAAAGGTATATCTTTTTCAATTATTTTTCCTACTACGTTTACTTTTTCATTCGCTGGTAAATTTACCTTAAGTATTTGAATTTCTCCCATATATCTTTGATACTTCCCATTATTAATTGTAATGTCCCCAATGTATCTTTTACGAGAATTATTTTTCTTAATTACAGGTACGTGATGTAGGCGCGAATCTTCACATCTTACTACATATTCTGCTGGATCAGGCCGTTGATTATGTTTTCCGAGTAAATAATCATATACATCTTTATCTCCATTTTCGTATTTTTTTGTATGGAGTAATATTTGTTTTTTGTTTCTATAAATCTCTATCTGTTTTAAACATTCTTTACTAACTCCTCCATCGCCCACATAAATTAAATCTACTCCCATATTTTGCAATTCTAAAATACTAGCTAGTGGACTATAATACCTTTGCCTTTCAAGCGTTGGAAGTCCTTCATATAGGGGACCTCTTAAATTTTCGTCTCCTGCAAAAAATGCTTGAGTAGTAAAACCATATTTTTTAAACATATGAACCTGTTGCTCTAAAAATTTCTGACTAATTCCTGTGTCGGGAGCAGGATAAAAATTAAACCACGCTTGCACATTTTCTTGTTTTATATTTAAAGAAAGTAATTTTTTCAATTCATTTTCATTAAAGGTGCTAGCGTTTATCCCAATTTCTATTAGGTTAGAAATCTCAGCAATTCTTTCAATGGGTAACTTATCATCTATTCGCAAACCAGTTATACCAGATTTCTTTAAGTCCGGAATTGTATTCATTGATATTTTTAATTTTTTTAAACTACTTTGATCAATATCAACCATTACATTAAGATTATGCTCTTTTGCTACTTTACCTAATTCTTGTAGATTTTGTTTATAGCTACTTATATCTTCTTCTGGAATATGAATCGACGTAAAGATCCCTTCAAAACCATTGTTCTTCATTTTTCTAATATATTCTCGTGTTTCATCATCAATATTTTTATTTAAATATACAGAAAAGCCTAACATTTATTCACTCTTTCCAAAAGAAGGTCAAAAAGTATATTACTTTTTGACCTCATTCTTTAATAATTATTGACTACAGAACTAATATTACCGTTATATTGTTTCAAAATATCCATTGCCTTTTCTTTATCAACATCTGTTTTCAACATAGTAATTGCAACTGCAACATTCATATCTGATTTTTTTAATGCATCGCTGGCTACCGATTCTGAAACACCAGTCGCAACTTCTATAATTCTACATGCTCGATCTACTAGCTTAGAATTTGTTGGCATAACATCTACCATTACGTTCTCATAGACTTTACCTTGTTTAATCATAACGCCAGTAGATATCATGTTCAGAATCATTTTCTGAGCTGTACCAGCCTTCATTCTTGTTGAGCCTGTTATTACTTCCGGACCTACTATCGCTTCAATTGCTATATCAGCATATTTCCCAATTTCTGATTTTTTTACACACGCTATAGAAATAGTAAGAGCCTTTATCTGATTGGCATATTTCAAACAGCCTATTACATAAGGTGTACGTCCACTAGCTGCAAGACCAATTACAATATCTTTTTCGTTTAATTTAAGATCTTTTAAATCTTTTTCTCCTAGTTTTGGATCATCCTCTGCACCTTCTACAGCTTGGAACATAGCACTTTGGCCCCCAGCAATTAATCCAACGGCTCTTTCAGGATTGATTCTATAGGTAGGGACTAGTTCAACGGCATCTAAGACCCCTAATCGTCCGCTGGTTCCTGCCCCTACATAAATTAATCTTCCTCCTTCCCTATATCTTTTTGATGCATATTCAATGGCTTTGGCAATTTTCTTATCTTGAGTGCCAACTGCATCTGCAATTTTTTTATCTTCTTGGTTTATTATTTTGACTATTTCAAGAGGAGTAGCGCTATCAATATGTAGAGAATTTGGATTTCGCTGTTCTGTTGTTAAATCTTTAATATCCATTTTTATCCTCACTTACTAGTTATCTTTAATACCGGCACATCTGCCTTAACTTCACCTGTTGTAATCAGCTTAAAACTAGAAACATCATCCATGTTGGTAATAGTCATAATTACTATTGGATCCTTTCCAGCTTCTTTTATTTTTTCTATATCCATTTGTGCAATAGGTTGTCCAGCTTTTACTATGTCATTTTCTTTCACTTTGATATCAAAAGGACGTCCTTTTAGCTCTACAGTATCTAAACCCATATGCAATAAAATTTCTAAATTTCCTTTAGTAGATTTTAAAGTTAAGGCATGTTTTGTAGACATTACACTAACTACCTTCCCATCAACAGGAGCAACAATTTTCCCATCTTTTGGAATAATAGCAAATCCTTCTCCAAGCATTTTTTGTGAAAATACTTGGTCTTCAACTTCATCTAATTCTTCAATTTGTCCATCTACTGGAGCAACAATTTCTTGTGTTGTTAATTTAGAGCTGTCTTTTCTCCCATTTTCATCTGAAGCAGTCATATTCAAATTATATGCTTTCTCTTCAGCTTCTCTTCGTTCTTTAACTTCAGCATCAGCCTCATCTGCAGGAAGCATAGCTTCTTTAGGAACGCCCCAGAAGTAAGTAGCTATAAAACCACCAATATAAGAAGCCAATAAACCTAGTACATAAGCCCACCACATATTATGAGCAATTAATGGAATCAGTGCTACGCCTGAAGGTCCAATAGCTATTGATCCAACTTGACCGAAAGCAGCAACCACAGCACCACCAATACCACCACCAACACAAGCAGTAATAAATGGCCGACCTAATGGCAATGTAACACCATAAATTAATGGTTCTCCGACACCTAAGATGCCAACTGGTAAGGCACCTTTAATCATATTAACTAATTGTTTATTTTTCCGACACTTTACCCATAAAGCAATCGCAGCTCCTACTTGACCACCTCCGGCCATCGCTAAGATAGGAAGAAGAGGTGTAAATCCAAGTTTTTGAATCATTTCTAGATGGATAGGAGTTAATATTTGGTGTAACCCTAGCATTACCATAGGAAGGAAGAATAATCCTAAAATAAATCCTGAGATTGGTCCACCAACCTTTAATACCCAATTAATTCCACCTACAAGAGAATTAGAGAACCATCCCGCTAAAGGCATAATTACAAAAATTGTAAACAATCCCATTATTAGTATTGTCAAAAACGGTGTAAAAATAATATCTACCGAGTCAGCGATATGCTTATGGAAGAATTTTTCAACATAAGATAATAACCAAACACCTAATAAGACACCGATAATACCACCTTGACCAGCAGCTAGAGGTTTTCCATCAAAAATATTAGGAATGGTTACTGGAGCAACAATCCCAGGTAAGTAAACAATACCACCGATGATACCCCCTAGGCCTGGAGTAGCCCCAAATTCTTTTGCTGTATTAATACCCACATAAATATTCAAATAGGCAAATAATGCGCTAGAAATCATTGCTAAAACTGTTACGCCAAGATTCCAAGACATTGGCAATACTTTAGCAGTTAACAAGTTTCTCAAAATTCCCGCAACACCAGAAATTAATCCGGCACCTACAAATGCGGGTATTAATGGTACAAAAATTGCCGAAATATGTTGAAGAGCTGCACGCCACCAGGTCTTCTTTAATGAAGCTTTGTGAGCTGCATGAACTTCAGCAGCTTTCTTCTCAACTTCACTCTTATTAGATTGATATGAACTCGTTTCGGGAAAAGTTTCTCCTTCTTTTACGCCAGCTTCATTATTCATTATAGTTGCAACTTTAGTATTAACACCTGGTCCTAAGACAATTTCCAGTGTATCTGCTTCAACTACCCCCAATACACCATTTATCTTTTTCAATTTCTCCATATTTACTTTCGACATATCTCTAATTTTAATTCTGAGTCTTGTCATACAATGGATTAATGATTCAACATTACCTATTCCACCAATTTCTTGGTAGATTTCATCGCTTAGAATTTGATATTTATCCTTTGACATGATGAATCTCCTTATATAAATGTAAAAATGTTTCATTTAGATACACATTAATTTTTTATATCTATTAATGTAATCGCTTTCTACACCTAAAATATTAGATCCTATTAGTATCAATGTCAATAATTTATCCTTAATAAATCAAATATATTCAAGCTATAGTTTTATATAAAAATAAAATATTATTACATTTATTAAAAATGCTCATTTGATAATCTTGATGATATCTCTCTTCAAAACGACTACCACTTGCTAACTAAACGTAAGGGGCTTATAATACCTACCATTGTAATGTTTACACCTACAAGGAGAGGTGAATTTATGAGTCCTTTTTTCTTATTCATTTATTTAATTTTGGGTGGGATCTTAGGAGGTTTGCTATCAACCATTGCTAGCATGGCTTCTCTAGCAACTTACCCAATACTTTTATCCGTTGGAATTCCACCCGTATACGCTAATACGACCAATGATGCTGCTTTAATTTGGACTGGAGTTGGTTCAACAGCATCTTCACTTAAAGAATTAAAAGGGCATTGGAAAGAGGTAAGTTTCTATTCAATCTTTACAATTGTTGGATCAGCTTTAGGATGTATACTTTTAATACAATTTCCCGGGAAAATATTCGAAAAAATTGTTCCATTTTGTATTGCTTTTTCTGGCTTAATGATTTTATTTAGTGGAGATATTCATCTAGAAAAGGATGACAATAATCGGCTTCTTCAGATTATATCTTTACTTTGCCTAGTGATTACTGGTATCTATGCAGGATATTTTGGAGCAGCAAGTGGTGTTTTGATGCTCGTTATCTTGAATGCTATCAGTGATGATAACTTTTTAACTGTTAACGCTATGAAAAACATTATCGGTGCTCTTTCAAACTTAGTCGCTTTGATCATTTATATGTTTACTGCAAAAATTTATTGGAGTTCAGCTATTCCATTGGCTATTGGAGCTTTAATCGGAAGCTATTTCGGTCCTCGAATCATGCGTCATATTCCCGTTAAAGTCATTCGATTAGGCATTGCTGTTTTAGCTCTTATTCAAGCAGCTTACTTTGCATATACTGCATATAAATAAATCATTGTTTTATCCCCCTATTTATTTGTAATAAACATAAAAGCTCTACCTTTGCGCAGGTAGAGCTTTTTGAGTTGTTTTTAAAAATAGTTTCTTCGTATCAAATATACTATAACCTATTCTATATTTTTGTGAAGTGTCTTAATTCTTATCTTATATCGTAGCAAGCGGCATTTTTTCAGTCGGCTGCGGAAAATCATTATCAATCAATTTTATTTCGTCTGATGTTAATTTAATATCTTGAGCAGCAATATTTTCCTTCATATGTTTAACTGTGGCTGCCTTAGGAATTGAAAGAACATTACCATGTCTTAAGGTCCAAGCCAACATAATTTGATGGGGCGTTGCGTGATGTGCGCGAGCCACTATCTTAAGATTATTAGTAATTCTAATTGAATCCCCTTTACCCGAGTTAAACGGTGAATATCCAATAAAACTAACGCCATGCTTTTCTTGCCAAGGCAGAACGTCATACTCTACACCACGTTCAGAAAGATTGTATAAATCTTCATTAGCAAAACAATCTTCGCCACCTGGAACGCTAAATAATTCTTCTAGATCAGCCACATCGAAGTTAGATACACCCCAATGACGAATTAATCCTTCATTTTGCAATTCTTTTAACCCGCGTACTGTCTCAGATAAGCGCTTATCTCCGCGCCAGTGGAGCAAATATAAGTCTAAATAATCAGTTCCTAATCGCTTTAAGCTTTTTTCTAAGCTTTGTCGTTCTAATTCCGGAGAAGCATGATAAGGATAAAACTTTGAGATCAAAAAGAGTTGGCTGCGATCATAATCCTTAATAGCTTCACCAACTAATTTCTCACTCTTTCCTTCACCATACATTTCTGCAGTATCAATTACTTTAATTCCATTATCTAAACCATAGCGAAGTGCAGTTATTTCATCTTTTTTCTTAGAAGCGTCTTCGCCAATTCCCCAAGTTCCCATGCCTAAACCTGATAAGTTACTATCTTGAAAACTCTTCTCCATCTCTTCTCACCTCACTTAAATTTTACCGCAGAAAAAATAAATAAAAAAATGTTAGCGGTTTAAGTTGACTAGACCAATTTTATATTTTATAATGGACTAGACCAATGAATGAGGAGGTATACATAATTATGAAAATCATCGTAACTAAAGATAATATTGAAGGCGGCACTAAGGCATTTGAAATTATTAAAAAGGGAATGGAAGATGGCGACAAAGTTTTAGGATTAGCAACTGGCTCTTCCCCAATTCCAATGTATGACGATATGTGCGACAGCGACTTAGACTTCTCTGATATGACAAGTATTAACTTAGACGAATACTATGGCTTAAATCCAGACAACGATCAAAGCTACCACTACTTCATGCAAAAACACTTATTTGATAAGAAGCCTTTCAAGCACTCATATATTCCAGACGGAATGGCAAAGGATATTGACGAAGAAGTTGATCGTTATAACGACATTATTGCTGAAAATCCAATTGATATCCAAATCTTAGGTATCGGTAGAAATGGACACATTGCTTTTAACGAACCAGGGACTCCATTTGGCAGCTTAACTCATAAAGTTCAATTAACTGAGAGCACCATAAAAGCAAACTCTCGCTTCTTTGATAATGAAGACGAAGTTCCTCGTCAAGCTATTTGTATGGGAATTCGTTCAATTATGAACAGCAAGAAGATTGTTTTACTTGCTTTTGGTGAATCAAAGCAAGACGCAGTTAAAGCATTAGTCGAAGGCCCGGTTACTGAAGAAGTTCCTGCATCTATTTTGCAAGATCACCCAGATGTTACAATTATTTGCGACGAAGTAGCCGCAGCAAAACTTGATCCAAAATACAGAAATTAATCCTCATTTAATAAGACCGTTTACTTTGGCGAATTAATCGTTTTTTCGATTAGTTTGCTTTTTCTTTTTGCGCTTTTTTTACGTGTTCGCTTGACAACTAGTCATAATTCATTTTTTAAAAAGAGCTTGCTTACCTACCAGATATTGAATTACACTATTAAAGCAAACTATATATTGTAGAAAGAACGTGATGACAGTTATTGTATTGAGCGGGCCTATTGGAGCCGGAAAATCCAGTTTAACCAGTCTGCTTGCAGAGCATCTAGGCACTCAAGCATTTTATGAAGGTGTAGATAATAATCCAATTTTGCCACTTTATTATAAAGATATGGCACACTACACTTTTCTCTTAAATACCTATCTTCTAAATCACCGTTTGGCTCAAATTAACCAAGCTATTCGCGATCATAACAGTGTGTCTGATCGTTCAATTTATGAAGATGCATTATTTTTCAAAATGAATGTTGATAGTGGTATTGCCGACCCTACTGAATTCAAAATTTATGATAGTTTACTTGAGAATATGATGGAACAAGCTCCTGGCAACCCTAGCAAGAAGCCAGATCTTCTTATTTATATTCATGTATCTCTTGATACGATGCTTCATCGAATTCAAAAGCGCGGTCGTACATTCGAACAATTATCAACTGATCCAGGCTTAAAAGACTACTATGCTCGTCTTTTGTCTTATTACGAGCCTTGGTATGAAAAATATAATGCATCCCCTAAGATGATGATTGACGGCGATAAATATGACTTTGTCGCTGATGAAGATGCACGAAAAGAAGTTATCAGTACAATCGATCAAAAGCTTGCTGATCTAGGTAATTTGAACTAGTTAACGAATAGAAGGAACGTGATGACAGTTATTGTATTAAGTGGGCCCATTGGAGCCGGAAAATCCAGTCTAACAGGTATTTTATCTAAGTATTTGGGTACTGATCCCTTTTACGAAAGCGTAGATGACAATCCTGTTTTGCCATTATTTTACGAAAACCCAAAGAAGTACGCATTTTTATTGCAAGTTTATTTCTTAAATACTCGCTTTCAAAGTATTAAGTCAGCATTAACTGATGATAATAACGTACTTGACCGTTCTATCTACGAAGATGCACTTTTCTTCCAAATGAATGCCGACATTGGCCGTGCTACTAAAGAAGAAGTAGATACTTATTATGAACTCTTACATAATATGATGAGCGAATTAGATCGGATGCCTAAGAAGAACCCAGACCTTCTTGTCCATATCGATGTATCGTACGATACAATGCTTAAACGTATCCAAAAGCGTGGTCGCAACTACGAACAATTAAGTTATGACCCAACCTTAGAAGATTACTACAAGCGTCTACTTCGCTATTACAAGCCTTGGTATGAGAAGTATGACTACTCACCAAAGATGACTATTGATGGTGATAAATTAGACTTCATGGCTAGTGAAGAAGATCGTCAAGAGGTCTTAAATCAAATTGTTGCCAAGCTCAAAGAAATGGGCAAACTTGACGAAGATTGGAAGCCAAATTTAGTTAAATAAAAAAGCCACTACAAAGTAACTCTCAGAGTTATTCTCGCTCACTTGAGACTAGCGCTTAATCTCATGAATCAAAGAGACGTGAAACTTGATACAATACTAAACCAGTAGCAATTAAAGTAAATGTGTTGAGTAAACGCACAACAATGGCAGTCTAATTACTTGCCGAAAAGACGGCTTCTGGGGTGGTCACACTATCACTCCTTTTTTATATGCAAAAACTGCGGTCCGTATTGGATCGCAGTTTTTGCATACATTTTTATTTTATTAAATTAATGTCTTGAAGCACCACTTACTGCGTCTGCAGCTTCACCTGTTAATTGATTTTCCTTAGTAACAGGATATGGTTTCATAACGCTCTTGCTCGTTGAAGAAATTCCCCAATCAGCAGTGTAATCAAGATGATCGATTTTAGCATGTTTAATATCTTCAATTGTCTTGCAACCAGTCAATTGCATATCGATTAATAATTCCTTATTCAATTGCTCAATAACTGATTGAACACCTTGAGCACCACCAAGTGCTAAACCGTATAAGAATGGACGACCAATACCAACTAAATCAGCACCTAATGCTAATGCTTTAAAGACATGTGACCCGCGACGAACGCCACCATCAAGAATAATTGGAACGCGGTGGTTGCAGCTCTTTACAGCCTTGGCGATTTCAGGCAAAACATCAATTGTAGCAGGAGCACCATCAACTTCACGACCTCCGTGGTTAGAAACTACGATTCCGTCTGCACCTGCGCCAATTGCAAGCATTGCATCTTCAGCACATTCAACACCTTTAACAATTACAGGGACATCAGCAATTTCCTTAATCTTACGAATATCATCTGGGCCAATATTTTGAGCAGATGCCGCATACATTTGGGCAACGCTTTGTCCTTCGCCCTTTCCACCATTCCATTCATTAAAGAATGCAAGTGGAACAGGATAAGTAAAGTTAGTCCGTAAGTTTGCTTCACGATAGCCACTAACTAAGG of the Lactobacillus isalae genome contains:
- a CDS encoding deoxynucleoside kinase — protein: MTVIVLSGPIGAGKSSLTGILSKYLGTDPFYESVDDNPVLPLFYENPKKYAFLLQVYFLNTRFQSIKSALTDDNNVLDRSIYEDALFFQMNADIGRATKEEVDTYYELLHNMMSELDRMPKKNPDLLVHIDVSYDTMLKRIQKRGRNYEQLSYDPTLEDYYKRLLRYYKPWYEKYDYSPKMTIDGDKLDFMASEEDRQEVLNQIVAKLKEMGKLDEDWKPNLVK
- a CDS encoding MupG family TIM beta-alpha barrel fold protein — encoded protein: MLGFSVYLNKNIDDETREYIRKMKNNGFEGIFTSIHIPEEDISSYKQNLQELGKVAKEHNLNVMVDIDQSSLKKLKISMNTIPDLKKSGITGLRIDDKLPIERIAEISNLIEIGINASTFNENELKKLLSLNIKQENVQAWFNFYPAPDTGISQKFLEQQVHMFKKYGFTTQAFFAGDENLRGPLYEGLPTLERQRYYSPLASILELQNMGVDLIYVGDGGVSKECLKQIEIYRNKKQILLHTKKYENGDKDVYDYLLGKHNQRPDPAEYVVRCEDSRLHHVPVIKKNNSRKRYIGDITINNGKYQRYMGEIQILKVNLPANEKVNVVGKIIEKDIPLINLIKPNQEFILLRTIKE
- a CDS encoding aldo/keto reductase codes for the protein MEKSFQDSNLSGLGMGTWGIGEDASKKKDEITALRYGLDNGIKVIDTAEMYGEGKSEKLVGEAIKDYDRSQLFLISKFYPYHASPELERQSLEKSLKRLGTDYLDLYLLHWRGDKRLSETVRGLKELQNEGLIRHWGVSNFDVADLEELFSVPGGEDCFANEDLYNLSERGVEYDVLPWQEKHGVSFIGYSPFNSGKGDSIRITNNLKIVARAHHATPHQIMLAWTLRHGNVLSIPKAATVKHMKENIAAQDIKLTSDEIKLIDNDFPQPTEKMPLATI
- a CDS encoding glucose PTS transporter subunit IIA, whose translation is MSKDKYQILSDEIYQEIGGIGNVESLIHCMTRLRIKIRDMSKVNMEKLKKINGVLGVVEADTLEIVLGPGVNTKVATIMNNEAGVKEGETFPETSSYQSNKSEVEKKAAEVHAAHKASLKKTWWRAALQHISAIFVPLIPAFVGAGLISGVAGILRNLLTAKVLPMSWNLGVTVLAMISSALFAYLNIYVGINTAKEFGATPGLGGIIGGIVYLPGIVAPVTIPNIFDGKPLAAGQGGIIGVLLGVWLLSYVEKFFHKHIADSVDIIFTPFLTILIMGLFTIFVIMPLAGWFSNSLVGGINWVLKVGGPISGFILGLFFLPMVMLGLHQILTPIHLEMIQKLGFTPLLPILAMAGGGQVGAAIALWVKCRKNKQLVNMIKGALPVGILGVGEPLIYGVTLPLGRPFITACVGGGIGGAVVAAFGQVGSIAIGPSGVALIPLIAHNMWWAYVLGLLASYIGGFIATYFWGVPKEAMLPADEADAEVKERREAEEKAYNLNMTASDENGRKDSSKLTTQEIVAPVDGQIEELDEVEDQVFSQKMLGEGFAIIPKDGKIVAPVDGKVVSVMSTKHALTLKSTKGNLEILLHMGLDTVELKGRPFDIKVKENDIVKAGQPIAQMDIEKIKEAGKDPIVIMTITNMDDVSSFKLITTGEVKADVPVLKITSK
- a CDS encoding deoxynucleoside kinase, whose translation is MMTVIVLSGPIGAGKSSLTSLLAEHLGTQAFYEGVDNNPILPLYYKDMAHYTFLLNTYLLNHRLAQINQAIRDHNSVSDRSIYEDALFFKMNVDSGIADPTEFKIYDSLLENMMEQAPGNPSKKPDLLIYIHVSLDTMLHRIQKRGRTFEQLSTDPGLKDYYARLLSYYEPWYEKYNASPKMMIDGDKYDFVADEDARKEVISTIDQKLADLGNLN
- the murQ gene encoding N-acetylmuramic acid 6-phosphate etherase yields the protein MDIKDLTTEQRNPNSLHIDSATPLEIVKIINQEDKKIADAVGTQDKKIAKAIEYASKRYREGGRLIYVGAGTSGRLGVLDAVELVPTYRINPERAVGLIAGGQSAMFQAVEGAEDDPKLGEKDLKDLKLNEKDIVIGLAASGRTPYVIGCLKYANQIKALTISIACVKKSEIGKYADIAIEAIVGPEVITGSTRMKAGTAQKMILNMISTGVMIKQGKVYENVMVDVMPTNSKLVDRACRIIEVATGVSESVASDALKKSDMNVAVAITMLKTDVDKEKAMDILKQYNGNISSVVNNY
- a CDS encoding glucosamine-6-phosphate deaminase, producing MKIIVTKDNIEGGTKAFEIIKKGMEDGDKVLGLATGSSPIPMYDDMCDSDLDFSDMTSINLDEYYGLNPDNDQSYHYFMQKHLFDKKPFKHSYIPDGMAKDIDEEVDRYNDIIAENPIDIQILGIGRNGHIAFNEPGTPFGSLTHKVQLTESTIKANSRFFDNEDEVPRQAICMGIRSIMNSKKIVLLAFGESKQDAVKALVEGPVTEEVPASILQDHPDVTIICDEVAAAKLDPKYRN
- a CDS encoding alpha-hydroxy-acid oxidizing protein translates to MTTYYKGFPQSTREEKLHMVNLNELENEAKYVIPEAAYYYIASGAENEWTWRNNTQAFNHFQIVPRALTGMQDPELNTEFLGMKLKTPVMICPIACHGIANAEAEIDTAKGAKAAGALFGMSTYANKSVQDVQSAVGDSPRFMQLYLSKNWDFNKMVIEESIKAGFTGFFLTVDALVSGYREANLRTNFTYPVPLAFFNEWNGGKGEGQSVAQMYAASAQNIGPDDIRKIKEIADVPVIVKGVECAEDAMLAIGAGADGIVVSNHGGREVDGAPATIDVLPEIAKAVKSCNHRVPIILDGGVRRGSHVFKALALGADLVGIGRPFLYGLALGGAQGVQSVIEQLNKELLIDMQLTGCKTIEDIKHAKIDHLDYTADWGISSTSKSVMKPYPVTKENQLTGEAADAVSGASRH
- a CDS encoding sulfite exporter TauE/SafE family protein, which produces MSPFFLFIYLILGGILGGLLSTIASMASLATYPILLSVGIPPVYANTTNDAALIWTGVGSTASSLKELKGHWKEVSFYSIFTIVGSALGCILLIQFPGKIFEKIVPFCIAFSGLMILFSGDIHLEKDDNNRLLQIISLLCLVITGIYAGYFGAASGVLMLVILNAISDDNFLTVNAMKNIIGALSNLVALIIYMFTAKIYWSSAIPLAIGALIGSYFGPRIMRHIPVKVIRLGIAVLALIQAAYFAYTAYK